From the Bradyrhizobium ontarionense genome, the window CGAATAGACGAAGCCGACGCAGAGATCGAACAGCTCCGCGGCACGCTTGCGCGCGATCGGCCGCGTCAACGGACACGCCGCCGCCCAGCGCTGAAACGCCGCACTCGCCAGCAGCGAGTCACGCCACCCGCGCCAGCGATCACTGAGGCTCGTGGCAGCCGACGTGTCATAGCGGACGACGCTCGGCATGGCCGTCAGAGCTCCAATGCCGGGATGCAGTTCTCCACCGATCGCGAATCTATCCGCTCAGGCATGAGCGACAGTGCAGACCCACGCCTCTGCAAGTGAGAGTCGGGAGCGAGCGTCGCGGGCAGTGCGCCCCCTCGCCCCGCTCTTGTCCGCCGTAGCTCGAAGAGCGAAGGCGGATGCGGGGGCGCGACGAGCTTCGCTCGCGGGGAGAGGGTCGGGGTGAGGGGCAGCCACACCCAGTGAGGCGCGTCGTTAGACCTGTCCCCCCTCACCCGGATTGCATCTTCGATGCAATGCGACCTCTCCCCGCAAGCGGGGAGAGGTAAGCACGGTGCGCCTGGAAAAAGCAGTGCCATCCAACGCGGCCGAAAGGTCACGCCGCCGACTGCGCCAGGCGGCGCGGCACCAGGCGCTTGGCTTCCTGCTCCATCAGCATGCGCAGCTCGTGCGCGTGGGCGCAGGGCGGCATGGTGCGGATGCCGTCGGCGACGAGATCGTGCAGATAGCTGACCGCACCGGTGAGCCCATAGAGCAGCACCGCATTGGGCCGCCCCAGCGCAGCATCCTGCCCGACCGGCTTGCCCGCCTCTTCCTCATCGCTGGCGGCGTCGCGAATGTCGTCGGCGACCTGATAGGCCTCGCCGATGGTCTCGCCCAGCGTGCGCCACGCCTCCGCGTTCTCGTGCCCCGCCGCAGCGGCGCCCGAAACGGTCGCGGCCGCAAACAGCGCCCCGGTCTTGGAGCGGTGATAGCGCGACAGGTCGATCTGCGGCTCGCATTCCCAGGCTTGTCCCGCCGAGATGCCATGCGGCACGCCGACGGCATCGCCGATGGTCGCGATCAGCTGCGCCAGCCGCAGCGGCGAGCAGCGCGACTTGGCCAGCGTCTGGAACGCGAGCACGATCAGCGCATCGCCGGCGAGCACGGCGAGCGGCTCGCCGAACGCCGCATGCACCGAGGGCCGCCCGCGCCGCAGCGCGGCGTTGTCGAAGCACGGCAGATCGTCATGAACCAGCGAGGCGCAGTGCAGCAACTCGATCGCAGATCCGGCCGCGTCGGTCGCCGCAGGCTCGTCATCGCCGCACGCGCTGGCGACCGCATGACAGAGACGCGGACGAACCCGCGCGCCCTTGGGAAAGACGGCGGCCTGCATCGCGGCCGAGAGGCGGGGCGGACATCCGGGCCGTTCGGCCAGTCCGACCGCTGCGACGAGGGATTTCTCGATCCGGGCCATCACGTCCATGTCCGCCTCCCCTGCCGCGATGCCCACCCGGTCACCGCGTATGTAAATTACAACTTACACCCATAGTGTAAATCATGCTAGACATTTCCTGTGTCAGGTCAGGGGACGGGAGGTGCGAGGAATGGCCGATCACCGCGTGATCGTGGTTGGCGCCGGCATCGCTGGCCTAGCCGCTGCGCTCACCCTCGCCGCGCGCGGCGCCGAGGTGACGGTGCTGGAGCGCGCGCCCGCGCCTGGCGGCAAGATGCGCCAGATCGCGATCGGACCTGCGCGCATCGACTCCGGGCCGACCGTGTTCACGATGCGCTGGGTGTTCGACGAGCTGTTCGCCGAGATCGGCACCGCGCTCGACGATCATCTCACTTTGACGCCGCTTGACATTCTCGCCCGCCACGCCTGGACCGACCGCAGCCGGCTCGATCTGTTCGCCGACGAGGAGCGATCGGCCGACGCAATCGGCCGGCTCGCCGGATGCAG encodes:
- a CDS encoding polyprenyl synthetase family protein; its protein translation is MDVMARIEKSLVAAVGLAERPGCPPRLSAAMQAAVFPKGARVRPRLCHAVASACGDDEPAATDAAGSAIELLHCASLVHDDLPCFDNAALRRGRPSVHAAFGEPLAVLAGDALIVLAFQTLAKSRCSPLRLAQLIATIGDAVGVPHGISAGQAWECEPQIDLSRYHRSKTGALFAAATVSGAAAAGHENAEAWRTLGETIGEAYQVADDIRDAASDEEEAGKPVGQDAALGRPNAVLLYGLTGAVSYLHDLVADGIRTMPPCAHAHELRMLMEQEAKRLVPRRLAQSAA